The genomic segment TCGCGCCGAGGGCGGCGCAGCCCGCCGCGAAGAGCGGGGGGAGCAGGATCTCGATCTTGCGCTGCCGGGTGATCCCCAGGAACAGGCCGATGCTGCCCGCGACCGCCGCGACGGGAACCCAGGGCCCCTTCAGTGCGGCGACGCCGGCCCCCGCCGCAGCCGCGAAGAGTCCTCCGAGCAGCGCCGCCGTTCCCCACGCGTCTGCGACCACGCCGAAGAGCGCGGCGAGCACCGCGGCGATGACGGCCGTGACCGGTGCGACCCACGCATGTCCGACGCCTCGCAGCCCGAAGAACGCGCAAACAAAGACGCCCGCGGAGAGCATGGCCGCGTTCACAGCCCGTTGCCCGCGCGGCCCGAGAACGGTCGCGACCAGCGCCAACCCGAGCAGCACGTAGGCAACCCACGCTGGCGCACGCATCGCCGTGTCGGCGGCAGACTGGAGCATCTCCTGCAGCGCGTGCGTGGCTATTTCCCGTTGGTCGCGAAAAACATCAACATCAGCCCGAGCAGGATGACGAACGCCACCGCGGCGGCGATGGGACCGTGATCGATCTCGGTCCGGTCTAGCAGATCGCCCGCTTCCATCCGCGCCTGCGGCGTCGCGTCCTTGCTCTTCGCCACGCGCTTCGCTTCCGTCCGCGCTCCCTGGTAATCGCCGTCGGCGAACAGCTCGCGCGCCTTGGCCAGCTCCGGCGCCAGGGTTCCGTCCCCCACCCGCTTCGCGTCGGGAATGTAGTCGCGCTTCGGGGCCTCGGTGAACAGCGGCGGCGCCACCGGCGCGTCGTTGGCCGTTCCCGGGACCGTATTGCGCGTGGCGGTGACGGACTGGGTATTCTGTGCCATGTCACTCGAAGGTACCCGAGCATGCCTCTGGTCGCAAGGCGGGAATGCCGGTGAAATTGACCGGTTCTTGCAGTGATCCCGCGCGAATGCGGTTACCCTGCTCCATCGATGGCGAGCCGCCGGACATTGCTCGGACTTGGGCTTCTCCTGGCGGCGCGCCGCGTGCTCGCGTTCGGCGACGCCGCGCGGCTCACCTTCGCCCAGCTCCGCCACGGCGGTAGATGGGACCCGCGGCCCGACGGCCTTTCGCGGCTGTCCTGGGAGATTTCGAAGCGCACCAGCATCGAGACGTCTCCCGCCGTCAAGTCCATCGCCCTCGCCGATCCGGAGCTGTTCCGTTTCCCGTTCGCGGTCCTCTCCTCCGACCAGGCCTTTCCCGCGCCCGCCGACAACGAGATCGCCGAGCTGCGCAGATATCTCAGCTACGGCGGCTTCCTGATGATGGACGACGCGAGCGGTACGCGCGGTGGGGCATTCGAGCAATCCGCCCGCCAGCTCGTCTCGCGCATCGTTCCCGGCGCGCAGCTCGGCCGCGTCGCACGCGACCACGTCCTCTACAAGTCCTTCTACCTCCTCGATGGGCCTGCAGGCCGCGTCGCCACCACGGCCGACCTGGAGGCGCTCGAGCTGGGAGGACGGCTCGCCATCCTCTACTCCGGCAACGACCTGATCGGCGCGCTCGCGCGCGACTCGCTGGGCACCTGGGAATTCGAGATCACGCCGGGCGGTGAGCTGCAGCGCGAGAAGTCCATCCGCCTGGGCGTCAATATCGCCATGTATGCCCTCTGCCTCGACTACAAGGAAGACCAGGTGCACATCCCGTTCATCATGAAGCGGCGGAGGATCTGATCCCGGACACCGCCTACAACGCCTGGCGCATCACGTCTCTCTCCACGCTGCCGGGCTGGCTCCTCGCCTTGGCGATGATCGCGCTGGCCGGCGGAGTCTGGCTGTCGTTCCGCGGCTTTCGCAGCGAGCCTGCCGGCTACCGGCGCGTTGCGCTCCTCTCCTTCCGGCTGACGGCGGCGCTGCTCGTGCTCATCCTGCTTCTCGAGCCGGGCATCGAGCTGCGCGCGGAGAGCCGTGTCCGTGCGCGCGTCGCGCTCCTCTTCGACACCAGCCGGTCGATGAAGTTTCCCGCTTCTCCCGCGGGTCCGACGCGTGCCGAGGAGCTGCGGCGCTGGGCCGCGCAGCACGAGGCGGACCTGGCGCAGCTCGGTTCCCGGTTCCAGGTGGACGTCTACGGATTCGACAAGGAGCTGCAGCCCGCCGACCCGGGCAGGCTTCCGGCCGATCCGCAGGGTCCTTCTACCGACATTCTCGGGGGTCTGATCGCGGCGGCCTCGGGGGGCAGCGGAGGCCGGCCGCTCGCGGGTCTGTTCGTTGCCAGCGACGGGGCGGACAACGCGGAGTTGTCCCAGGGCGTCACGCAGACCGCAGGCGCGGAGCTGCGCCGGCTGAACGTTCCGGTCTTCGCGCTCCCGGTCGGGGCGCAGGCTCTCAAGGACCTGGCGGTGGAGAGGATCGCCGTCGACGACTTCGCCTTCGTGCGCAACCAGGTGACCGTCGACGTCGTGGTCACCGCGCGCGGTTTCGGGTCCACCGACGTGCCGATCGTGCTGCGCCGCGAGGGCCAGGTGGTCGCTCAAAAGACGGTGCACGTCGACGGCAGCCGCACGCGGTACGAGGTCAAGCTGGCGTTCGTTCCCGACCGCACCGGCAAGTTCGCGTTCACCGTCAGCGCTCCGGTCTACGAGGGCGAGGCCATCGCGCAGAACAACTCGCGCTCGTTCGTCCTCAAGGTGATTCGCGACCGCGTGCGCGTCCTGCTGGTGGTCGGCCGGCCCTCGTGGGACGTGCGCTTTCTCCGGCAGCTCTTGAAGAAGAACCCGAACGTGGACCTGATCAGCTTCTTCATCCTCCGGACGCCCGGAGACGATCCGCACAGCTCGCAGGACGAGCTCTCGCTCATTCCCTTCCCCACGCAGGAGATCTTCCAGGAGCAGCTCAAGACGTTCGACCTGGTGATCTTCCAGAACTTCAACCATCGCCCGTACCGGATGTCGCAGTACCTCGACGGAATCGCCGCCTACGTCCGCGACGGCGGCGCATTCGCGATGATCGGCGGCGATCAGAGCTTCTCCGCCGGCGACTACGCCGGAACGCCCATCGAGGACGTGCTGCCGATCACCTTGCTTCCTTCGGGACCGACGGCCGTCGACGAGACGCCGGCGCAGGTGCGCTTGACCGATGCCGGCCGGCGCCATCCCGTCACCGAGCTCGCCACCAGCGGCGCGCAGAACGAGTTGGTCTGGGCCGCGCTGCCCAGGTTGCCCGGCCTGAACACCATCGGCCCGCTCAAGGGCGGCGCACAGACGCTGCTGCAATCGGCAGAGGGGCGGCCCGTGCTCGTCGTCGGAGAAGCCGGGCGCGGCCGGGTGCTGGCGCTGCTCTCCGACTCCTCGTGGTTCTGGAGCTTCGTCGCCGCCGGCGCCCAGCAGGGACCGCGCGCGTACGAAACGTTCTGGCACTCGGCGATCCGCTGGTTGGTGCGCGACCCGGCGCTGACGCCCATGCGGGTGACCGCGGAGCGCCTCTCGTTCGAGCCGGGAAGCGAGCCGCCCGCCCTCGACGTGCAAGTGCGGGGCAGCGATTACGGAGCGGCCGCGGGCGCACAGATCGCGGTGGTGACGTCCTCGGCGACGGACCCTTCGCCGCGTCCGATGGGCGCCGCGCTCGCCGGCCCGGACGGAAGCGCGCGGGTCGTCCTGCCCCCGCTGCCGCCGGGCGCGTACAAGGCGACGGCGACCGCCAAGCGCGGCGACGGCACCGCCATCGGCGAAGCGGAGGACGCGTTCGTGGTGGCACCCGCGTCGCGCGAGCTGGTCGAGGCCGCTCCTCGGCCGGACGTCCTGCAAGCCCTGGCGGCGGCGACCAAGGGGCGCGTGCTCGCTGCCTCCGATGCGCTCGCCACGTTGCCCTGGCGCGACCCCGAGCGCGTCGAGGTCGGACAGCGCACCAGCAAGCCGCTCTGGGACAACTGGAAGGTCCTTGCGCTGCTCTGCCTCGTGGTTGGGGCGGAGTGGACGCTTCGCCGCCGCTGGGGCTACGCGTAGCCGGCGGTCGTGCAAACAATCCGGAAGGCTTCCGCCGGAGGTCTCCCGCATGCAGAAGGCGCTCCTCCTTGCCATCGGGCTCGCCGCATTGCCCGTCCGCGCCCAGCACGCCTGCCCGCAGGACCTGGAAGCGTGGCGCCAGCTGCTCGGCGCGGAGTGGATCGACTGTCATGCCGTCGCCGATCTCACCACCACCAACAATCCGTACACCGATCCGCAGAGCCTGACCGGCATGGGCTATCCGCCGCCTGGTTCCGGCACCTTGAACTCGAAGTACACGGCGCCGACTTCACCGCCGGTGGGTGGAATCCAGATCGACGGCTACTTCCCCGACGCCTGCGACGCCTTCCAGCAGGAGCCCGCCCTGACCGCGAAGAATGGCGCGCCTTTCATCCAGGGGTGCACGCCCCCGCCGACGGTCGGCCAGACCTGCTTTGCCGACTGTCATCACGACGCGCAGTTCGTGATCCGCATTCCCGACGGCTGGGACGGACATCTGCTCACGGCGGGAACCCCGGGCATCCGCGACGCCTTTGCCAGCGACTTCATCCTCTCCGACTACGCCTTGGAGAAGAGCTGGGCGTACGTGTCGCAGGACAAGGGGAACATGGGCGCGAACTTCTTCCGTCAAGGCGGAGGCGCGCCGTGGCAGCCTGGGGCCGCGATTCAGGAGTGGACGTCGCGCATGCGGCAGGCGACCGCGGCCGCTCGCGCGCTGCTGACCTCGATCGCGCCGCAGTATGGCGTCTCTGGCGTCACCCGCTCGTACGCCGCCGGAATCTCCAACGGTGGCTACCAGACGCGGCGCGCGATCGAGACTGACGGCAACGGCAAGGACCGCCTCTACGACGGCGGAGTCGACTGGGAGGGCACGCTGTTCCTCTCCTCGCTTCCCGCGGCGATCCAGACGCAGACGCCGACGACCGGCTTCAACTTGTTCACCTACCTGCCGACCTCGCTCGCGCAGTACCCGGGCGACATCCTCGGCGTGCCCGCGGCTGTCGACGCGCTCGCGGCGGTTGGCTTCAATCCGGAATCCCAGCCCCTCTGGGCCTATCACTGGGGCATCTACTGGGGCCTGACGCAGAAGATCTACCGGTTGGAGTTCGATCCCGAGTTCACCGCGTACACCTGCTCGGGCGTCGGGACGCCGTGCGTGATGCCGCCCGCGCAGGCGGTTGGCCCCACCGACCCCGACGCGTCCTACGACTACCGCCAGCGCGTTCTGCAGAATCCTGCGCTCGCGCAGCGGGTCCAGGCGGTCGCCAACACGGGCGATCTGCAGCATCCGCTCATCACGCTTCACGGCGATCAGGACGCGCTCTTGCCCATCGCCACCGACTCCGACCTGTACGTGCAGCTCGTTGCACAGAAACGCCGCTCGCAGCGGCATCGCTACTACGTCGTGCGGGGCGGGAACCACGTCGACCCGCAATACGACGATCATGCCGGAGTGGATGCGTACGGCGACACCGTGCTGCGGCCGATCCTGCCGTGTGCGCGCGCCGCCGTCGATGCGCTCACCGCGTGGGTGGAGAAGGGCGTCTCGCCCCCTGCGAGCCACACCATCGCGAGGCCACAGGGCGCGACTCCGGATCAGCTCGCCAACGAGTGCTCGCTGCAGTAACCGCTACCGCTTCTGCTCGACCTTCAGGCCGACCCGACCCGGAGGCGGCTGCGGGGTCCCAGCGGCCTGCCGGCGCAGGAGCTCGACCCAGCTCTCCGGCAGCCCGCGCTCCTGGGCGCCCTCGATCAGGTACTCGAGGAGCCTTCCGCTGGCGGGTCCTTCCTCGCCCCGCTTCTCCGGCCGCGCGACGTACGCCTTCGCTGCGATGCGCTTTCCCTCCGCCTCGACGAAGACGTCGATCTCCTCGGAGAGGCCGGTCGAGACGCCTTCCTTGCGCAGCACTGCTTCCTTTGCCGGCAGCGGGATCTCGAACAGGACGCCGTGGACCTCGCCGTCCTTGTCCTCGGCCAGGTTGGCGACCCGGCCGCCCCAGAACCGGCTCTCGACGTCGAACGCGAGGCGGTACCCGCGCAGAACCGCAGCGACGCCGCGCGCGAACAGGCGCGCATCGACGCCGTGCTCCGCCGCCCATTCGCCGATGTGTCGTTTCGACAGAGCGGAGCCGTAGGCGAAGTACCGGTGCATGACCGACAGTCTACTACCCGGAGGCCGGCTTCGTCTCCTCGGCCTCGAGCGCCTTGCGCT from the Deltaproteobacteria bacterium genome contains:
- a CDS encoding DUF4159 domain-containing protein, with the translated sequence MASRRTLLGLGLLLAARRVLAFGDAARLTFAQLRHGGRWDPRPDGLSRLSWEISKRTSIETSPAVKSIALADPELFRFPFAVLSSDQAFPAPADNEIAELRRYLSYGGFLMMDDASGTRGGAFEQSARQLVSRIVPGAQLGRVARDHVLYKSFYLLDGPAGRVATTADLEALELGGRLAILYSGNDLIGALARDSLGTWEFEITPGGELQREKSIRLGVNIAMYALCLDYKEDQVHIPFIMKRRRI
- a CDS encoding tannase/feruloyl esterase family alpha/beta hydrolase produces the protein MQKALLLAIGLAALPVRAQHACPQDLEAWRQLLGAEWIDCHAVADLTTTNNPYTDPQSLTGMGYPPPGSGTLNSKYTAPTSPPVGGIQIDGYFPDACDAFQQEPALTAKNGAPFIQGCTPPPTVGQTCFADCHHDAQFVIRIPDGWDGHLLTAGTPGIRDAFASDFILSDYALEKSWAYVSQDKGNMGANFFRQGGGAPWQPGAAIQEWTSRMRQATAAARALLTSIAPQYGVSGVTRSYAAGISNGGYQTRRAIETDGNGKDRLYDGGVDWEGTLFLSSLPAAIQTQTPTTGFNLFTYLPTSLAQYPGDILGVPAAVDALAAVGFNPESQPLWAYHWGIYWGLTQKIYRLEFDPEFTAYTCSGVGTPCVMPPAQAVGPTDPDASYDYRQRVLQNPALAQRVQAVANTGDLQHPLITLHGDQDALLPIATDSDLYVQLVAQKRRSQRHRYYVVRGGNHVDPQYDDHAGVDAYGDTVLRPILPCARAAVDALTAWVEKGVSPPASHTIARPQGATPDQLANECSLQ
- a CDS encoding gamma-glutamylcyclotransferase encodes the protein MHRYFAYGSALSKRHIGEWAAEHGVDARLFARGVAAVLRGYRLAFDVESRFWGGRVANLAEDKDGEVHGVLFEIPLPAKEAVLRKEGVSTGLSEEIDVFVEAEGKRIAAKAYVARPEKRGEEGPASGRLLEYLIEGAQERGLPESWVELLRRQAAGTPQPPPGRVGLKVEQKR